A stretch of Sulfitobacter sp. THAF37 DNA encodes these proteins:
- a CDS encoding alpha-E domain-containing protein codes for MLGKTAGGLYWMFRYLERAENIARLVEAGFRIALTRSNDAEAEWKSVIVTSASQDTYEARHDGYDSSQVINFLLREAHNPSSVLSIIKAARDNARLTRTALTTEVWYAVNDTWMMFSDLLKDPVPETEVPRVLAVIRQQAALVRGALHGTMLRNDIYDFCSLGIAVERMDSTARIIDVKYYSLLPSPSFVGSRLDNVQWETVLRSVSAHRSFRWAVEDDFTAPAIANFLILDSRMPRSLNFCANQIAANLGLLAEEYQMRKPSNDMAEQLLARLKGRDIGSIFEEGLHEFVETVIDDTARLAQQIEQDYRFNG; via the coding sequence ATGCTGGGAAAGACCGCAGGTGGATTGTACTGGATGTTCCGTTACCTTGAGCGGGCAGAGAACATCGCCCGGCTGGTGGAGGCGGGGTTCCGCATCGCGCTGACCCGCTCCAACGACGCGGAGGCCGAATGGAAATCGGTGATCGTCACCTCGGCCAGTCAGGACACTTACGAGGCGCGTCATGACGGGTACGACAGCAGCCAGGTGATCAATTTCCTGCTGCGCGAGGCGCACAACCCCAGTTCGGTCCTGTCGATCATCAAGGCCGCCCGCGACAACGCCCGGCTGACACGCACCGCCCTGACCACCGAGGTCTGGTATGCGGTCAACGACACCTGGATGATGTTCTCGGACCTGTTGAAGGATCCGGTCCCGGAAACCGAGGTGCCCCGCGTGCTTGCCGTGATCCGGCAGCAGGCGGCGCTGGTGCGGGGCGCGCTGCACGGGACGATGCTGCGCAATGACATCTACGACTTTTGCAGCCTGGGGATTGCGGTCGAACGGATGGACAGCACCGCGCGCATCATCGACGTGAAGTATTATTCGCTGCTGCCGTCGCCGTCCTTTGTCGGCAGCCGGCTGGACAATGTGCAATGGGAAACCGTGCTGCGCTCCGTTTCGGCACACAGGTCCTTCCGCTGGGCGGTGGAGGACGACTTTACCGCCCCCGCCATCGCGAATTTCCTGATCCTCGATTCCCGGATGCCACGGTCATTGAATTTCTGTGCCAACCAGATCGCCGCGAACCTCGGTCTGCTGGCAGAGGAATACCAGATGCGCAAACCGTCCAACGATATGGCCGAGCAACTGCTGGCGCGGCTCAAGGGCCGCGACATCGGGTCGATCTTTGAGGAAGGATTGCACGAATTCGTCGAGACGGTGATCGACGACACCGCCCGGCTTGCCCAGCAGATCGAGCAGGATTACAGGTTCAACGGATAG
- a CDS encoding circularly permuted type 2 ATP-grasp protein, translated as MRSDAGPRGPYDYYDAWFAAQDNQRLAQKAAEAEAFFRRTGITFNVYGQTDAEERLIPFDLIPRILSSREWTRLSRGIEQRVAALNAFLHDIYNRQEILRAGIIPTELIARNDAFLPQMIDFTPPGGVYTHIVGTDVVRTGEDDFFVLEDNARTPSGVSYMLENRETMLQMFPELFSTIRVQPVSDYPKNLRRALEASAPASCTGRPRVAVLTPGIYNSAYYEHSFLADQMGVELVEGHDLRVVDGHIAMRTTQGYKVIDVIYRRVDDAFLDPLTFNPNSMLGVPGIMDVYRAGNITIANAPGTGVADDKAIYSYMPDIVEFYTGERAILKNVETHRCSEPDSLNYVLDNLADLVVKEVHGSGGYGMLVGPAASKKEIAAFAEKLRARPNNYIAQPTLALSTVPIFTESGLAPRHVDLRPFALVSPKGINITPGGLTRVALQEGSLVVNSSQGGGTKDTWVLDD; from the coding sequence ATGCGGTCAGACGCGGGCCCACGCGGCCCTTATGATTATTACGATGCCTGGTTCGCGGCGCAGGACAACCAGCGCCTGGCCCAGAAGGCGGCGGAGGCCGAAGCCTTTTTCCGCCGGACCGGCATCACGTTCAACGTCTACGGCCAGACCGATGCCGAGGAACGGCTGATCCCCTTCGATCTGATCCCCCGTATCCTGTCCAGCCGGGAATGGACCAGGCTGTCGCGCGGGATAGAGCAGCGTGTGGCGGCGCTGAACGCCTTTCTGCATGACATTTACAACCGGCAGGAAATCCTGCGGGCCGGGATCATTCCGACGGAGCTTATCGCGCGCAACGACGCCTTTCTGCCGCAGATGATCGACTTTACCCCACCCGGAGGCGTCTACACCCATATCGTCGGCACCGACGTGGTACGCACCGGAGAGGACGACTTCTTTGTCCTGGAGGACAACGCCCGCACGCCATCGGGTGTCAGCTATATGCTGGAAAACCGCGAGACCATGCTGCAGATGTTTCCCGAACTCTTCAGCACGATCCGCGTGCAGCCGGTCAGCGACTACCCCAAGAACCTGCGCCGCGCGCTTGAAGCGTCGGCACCGGCGTCCTGCACCGGGCGGCCCCGTGTGGCTGTGCTGACGCCGGGCATCTACAATTCAGCCTACTACGAACATAGTTTCCTTGCCGATCAGATGGGTGTGGAACTGGTGGAAGGGCATGACCTGCGGGTCGTGGACGGTCATATCGCCATGCGGACCACCCAGGGCTACAAGGTGATCGACGTCATCTACCGCCGGGTCGATGACGCATTCCTCGATCCGCTGACGTTCAACCCCAACTCCATGCTGGGGGTGCCGGGGATCATGGATGTCTACCGCGCGGGCAATATCACCATTGCCAATGCGCCCGGCACCGGTGTCGCGGATGACAAGGCGATCTACAGCTACATGCCCGACATCGTGGAATTCTATACCGGCGAACGGGCGATCCTGAAGAACGTGGAGACGCACCGCTGTTCGGAGCCCGACAGTCTGAACTACGTGCTGGACAACCTTGCCGACCTGGTGGTGAAGGAGGTACATGGCTCGGGCGGGTACGGGATGCTGGTGGGGCCCGCCGCCAGCAAGAAGGAAATCGCAGCTTTCGCCGAAAAGCTGCGCGCGCGGCCGAACAACTACATTGCCCAGCCGACACTGGCGCTGTCCACGGTGCCGATCTTTACCGAAAGCGGTCTGGCCCCGCGCCATGTGGACCTGCGCCCCTTTGCGTTGGTGTCGCCCAAGGGGATCAACATCACCCCCGGCGGCCTGACCCGGGTGGCGCTGCAAGAGGGGTCGCTGGTGGTGAACTCCAGCCAGGGCGGCGGCACCAAAGACACCTGGGTTCTGGACGACTGA
- a CDS encoding peroxidase family protein: MTKQYHGLSRLDQLAKTCLEGSGPNAVFPRVLDRMLKRNPVHIDNISHADVIDALTDLSVTMGKDEQTDGPAEAGMTFLGQFVDHDITLDATSALGSRIDPATIANVRTPNLDLDCVYGAGPEASPHLYGNGAAEQFLMFGREENHLDLARTCSGKALIGDPRNDENVIVAQIQSIFIRLHNILMTYRQQDGDKAKDIKACAMAGMDAEVWKDHVVPSLEDFEQVRRFIRLHYQYIVWHEMLPAFVDQACLDAAWHHDVLPPMAPVMPVEFNGAAYRFGHATTQFQYKLRKDGDPLGLFATLGFGPRPESANMDYDLMFHMTGGGTHQHARPVGTGLGLPLLNLPFVHDRIHLKDIDHTLTLDQSRNLALRNMIRDRYTYELASGQMAAAHFDIDKRPEVPDTLKHKGFKKTPLWFYCLQEAEEFGGGKLTGVGGTLVAGVFANLLKRDKASVYHVPHFAPWHGFGGNESVLAGIIAFVEKHYGDVPFAKHLRCGPTEAAWKANTPSA; the protein is encoded by the coding sequence ATGACCAAGCAATATCACGGGCTGTCACGGCTCGATCAACTCGCAAAGACATGCCTTGAGGGCAGCGGGCCCAATGCGGTCTTTCCCCGCGTGCTCGACCGGATGCTCAAGCGCAACCCGGTGCATATCGACAACATCAGCCACGCCGACGTGATCGACGCGCTCACGGACCTGTCGGTGACGATGGGCAAGGATGAACAGACCGACGGGCCGGCAGAGGCCGGGATGACCTTTCTGGGGCAGTTCGTCGATCACGACATCACGCTGGATGCCACCAGCGCGCTGGGGTCCCGCATTGATCCGGCGACCATTGCCAACGTGCGGACACCGAACCTCGACCTCGACTGCGTCTATGGCGCGGGGCCCGAAGCCTCGCCGCATCTCTACGGCAACGGCGCGGCAGAGCAATTCCTGATGTTCGGGCGGGAGGAAAACCATCTCGACCTCGCGCGGACCTGTTCGGGCAAGGCGCTGATCGGCGATCCGCGCAACGACGAGAACGTGATCGTGGCCCAGATCCAGAGCATTTTCATCCGGCTGCACAATATCCTGATGACCTATCGGCAGCAGGACGGCGACAAGGCCAAGGACATCAAGGCCTGTGCGATGGCCGGGATGGATGCGGAGGTCTGGAAAGACCACGTGGTGCCATCGCTGGAGGATTTCGAGCAGGTCCGCCGCTTTATCCGGCTGCATTACCAGTACATCGTCTGGCACGAGATGCTGCCGGCCTTTGTGGATCAGGCCTGTCTCGACGCGGCCTGGCATCACGATGTGCTGCCCCCGATGGCACCGGTGATGCCGGTGGAATTCAACGGGGCGGCCTACCGGTTCGGCCATGCCACGACGCAGTTTCAGTACAAGCTGCGCAAGGACGGCGATCCGCTGGGTCTTTTTGCCACGCTCGGCTTCGGCCCCCGGCCCGAGAGCGCCAATATGGATTACGATCTGATGTTCCATATGACGGGCGGGGGCACGCACCAGCACGCGCGTCCCGTGGGCACCGGGCTGGGGCTGCCGCTGCTCAACCTGCCCTTCGTTCATGACCGGATTCACCTCAAGGATATCGACCACACCCTGACGCTGGATCAGTCCCGCAACCTCGCCCTGCGCAACATGATCCGCGACCGCTATACCTACGAGCTGGCCAGCGGGCAGATGGCGGCGGCGCATTTCGACATCGACAAACGCCCCGAGGTGCCCGACACGCTGAAGCACAAGGGGTTCAAGAAGACTCCGCTGTGGTTCTATTGCCTGCAGGAGGCCGAAGAGTTCGGCGGCGGCAAGCTGACCGGCGTCGGCGGCACCCTGGTCGCGGGTGTCTTTGCCAACCTGTTGAAACGCGACAAGGCCAGCGTCTACCATGTGCCGCATTTCGCGCCGTGGCACGGGTTTGGCGGCAACGAAAGCGTGCTGGCGGGCATCATCGCCTTTGTCGAAAAGCACTACGGCGATGTGCCCTTTGCCAAACACCTGCGCTGCGGGCCGACCGAAGCGGCCTGGAAGGCGAATACGCCAAGCGCGTGA
- a CDS encoding flavodoxin family protein: protein MPTLLVVYHSKTGGSRQMAEAAAKAAREEIKTRLLAAADAGPDDLLDADGYIFCAPENLAAIAGVMKDFFDRSYYPVLGRIEGRPYAQMVCAGSDGENAVRQTARIAQGWRLKEVQEPMIVCTHAQSPEEILADKTIPEDELARCRELGAALGAGLSMGMF, encoded by the coding sequence ATGCCGACCTTGCTTGTCGTCTATCACTCTAAAACCGGCGGCAGCCGTCAGATGGCCGAGGCGGCGGCAAAAGCCGCGCGCGAGGAAATCAAGACCAGGCTGCTGGCCGCGGCGGATGCGGGGCCGGACGACCTGCTGGACGCCGATGGCTACATCTTCTGCGCACCGGAAAACCTGGCGGCCATCGCCGGTGTGATGAAGGATTTCTTCGACCGCAGCTATTACCCGGTTCTGGGCCGGATCGAGGGGCGGCCCTATGCCCAGATGGTGTGCGCCGGGTCCGACGGCGAAAACGCGGTCCGCCAGACCGCGCGCATCGCGCAGGGCTGGCGGTTGAAAGAGGTGCAGGAGCCGATGATCGTCTGCACACATGCCCAAAGCCCCGAAGAGATACTCGCCGACAAGACGATCCCGGAGGACGAACTGGCCAGGTGCCGTGAGCTTGGCGCGGCGCTGGGGGCCGGGCTGAGTATGGGGATGTTCTAG
- a CDS encoding DUF6851 domain-containing protein has product MLEAIRDGGAKPTSTTYQLHLQSAAVYDAFAAFDDDAYGYYSEITIDPGLITEAVKAEAVSFASYRMLATLFPEHTATFDAFMNTLGYDTEDTATGTGSGAAIGNLAAANVLAARVGDGSNAENGFADTTGYTPVNSPDPDAANAPGGADFDPNSWQPLRVPNGTLVNDEGIPIFDNDDPSTYTDQVALAPHWGSVDSFALGSDMSVFRPPAPPKLGDFSEYVDGRGNVTTGDQAYRDQFTEVVDYSANLDNRGKVIAEFWADGPRTESPPGHWNQIAQDIALREGHGIDEDAKMFFALNTAVFDAGIATWEAKYYYNFIRPQSAIRDLYFDQEIEAWGGPEHGTETILGQFWQPYQNVTFVTPPFPEFVSGHSTFSMAAAKTIAAFVGSDVYYDGESYGNYDLDHAGGIDLLGQYVATDLTFETWIGEDPVVLQWETLTEAAQEAGISRLYGGIHIMDGNLRGLEVGEKVAEAGQIRWDALFTRGGNDELVCDTNGGLVIAGAGRDHVRGRGGEDQIEGGSGNDKLYGGRGADMLMGEAGNDRLKGNADNDVLIGGDGNDQLIGNIGDDILVGGNERDRLSGGEGTDVFIFGPESSSYDAVKDFDAAEDIIALYGFGETAVVTFDQRERHVRLEVDGDLIARLRFADVTDLELGENVILGAEETLDDSIATWTDFLSL; this is encoded by the coding sequence ATGCTTGAAGCGATCCGCGACGGCGGGGCGAAACCGACGTCGACGACCTATCAGCTTCACCTGCAATCCGCCGCCGTCTACGACGCTTTCGCGGCGTTCGATGACGACGCTTACGGCTATTATTCCGAGATCACCATTGACCCGGGCCTGATCACCGAAGCGGTCAAGGCCGAGGCCGTGAGCTTTGCCTCGTACCGAATGCTCGCGACGTTGTTTCCCGAGCATACCGCGACTTTCGACGCCTTCATGAACACGCTCGGCTACGATACCGAAGACACGGCCACAGGGACTGGCAGCGGCGCGGCGATCGGCAATCTGGCGGCCGCGAACGTGCTGGCGGCTCGGGTCGGCGACGGCTCCAACGCCGAGAACGGATTTGCCGACACCACAGGGTATACCCCGGTCAATTCACCTGATCCGGATGCCGCCAATGCGCCGGGTGGTGCGGATTTCGACCCGAACAGCTGGCAGCCCCTGCGCGTGCCAAACGGAACGCTCGTCAACGACGAAGGCATTCCGATCTTCGACAACGACGACCCCAGCACCTACACGGATCAGGTCGCACTTGCGCCGCATTGGGGCAGCGTCGACTCCTTCGCGCTTGGCTCCGACATGTCTGTTTTCCGGCCCCCGGCACCGCCGAAATTGGGCGACTTCAGTGAATATGTCGACGGTCGGGGCAACGTCACGACCGGTGACCAGGCCTACCGCGACCAGTTTACCGAAGTGGTCGACTACAGCGCCAACCTGGACAATCGCGGCAAGGTGATCGCGGAATTCTGGGCCGACGGACCGCGCACGGAATCGCCTCCCGGTCACTGGAACCAGATTGCCCAGGACATCGCCCTGCGTGAAGGTCACGGCATCGACGAGGACGCCAAGATGTTCTTTGCCTTGAACACTGCGGTGTTCGATGCGGGCATCGCGACCTGGGAAGCAAAGTACTATTACAACTTCATTCGCCCCCAGTCGGCGATCCGTGATCTCTATTTCGATCAGGAGATCGAGGCCTGGGGTGGGCCCGAGCACGGGACAGAAACGATCCTGGGACAATTCTGGCAACCCTATCAGAACGTGACCTTTGTCACGCCGCCGTTCCCTGAATTCGTCTCGGGTCACTCCACGTTCTCGATGGCGGCTGCGAAGACCATCGCCGCCTTCGTCGGATCGGACGTCTACTACGATGGCGAAAGCTATGGAAATTACGATCTGGACCACGCCGGGGGGATTGACCTTCTGGGACAATACGTCGCCACCGATCTGACGTTCGAGACATGGATCGGCGAAGATCCTGTCGTCCTGCAATGGGAAACCCTGACCGAAGCAGCACAGGAAGCGGGGATCAGTCGCTTGTACGGCGGCATCCACATCATGGACGGCAACCTGCGTGGTCTGGAAGTGGGAGAGAAGGTGGCCGAGGCGGGGCAGATCCGGTGGGACGCCTTGTTCACGCGCGGTGGAAACGATGAACTGGTTTGCGATACGAATGGCGGGCTTGTCATCGCCGGTGCCGGACGCGACCATGTGCGCGGGCGCGGCGGCGAAGATCAGATCGAAGGTGGCAGCGGCAACGACAAGCTATATGGTGGTCGCGGGGCTGACATGCTGATGGGCGAAGCGGGCAATGACAGGCTCAAGGGCAACGCCGACAATGACGTGCTGATCGGCGGCGACGGCAATGACCAGCTTATCGGCAACATCGGCGATGATATCCTGGTCGGCGGCAACGAACGCGACCGTCTGTCCGGTGGCGAGGGGACCGATGTTTTCATTTTCGGACCCGAGAGCAGCAGCTATGACGCGGTCAAGGATTTTGACGCCGCAGAGGACATCATTGCGCTCTACGGCTTCGGCGAAACTGCGGTTGTCACCTTCGATCAAAGGGAAAGACACGTTCGTCTGGAAGTGGACGGAGATCTGATCGCGCGTCTGCGTTTTGCGGATGTGACCGACCTGGAACTGGGCGAAAACGTCATTCTCGGCGCGGAAGAAACGCTTGATGACAGCATTGCAACCTGGACTGACTTTCTGTCCCTCTGA
- a CDS encoding cysteine desulfurase, whose protein sequence is MYDVNAIRQDFPILAREVNGKPLVYLDNGASAQKPQAVIDAVTQAYSMEYANVHRGLHYLSNLATDKYEAVRGTVARFLNAGSEDEIVLNSGTTEGINLVAYGWAMPRMEAGDEIVLSVMEHHANIVPWHFLRERQGVKLKWVDTDSTGALDPQAVIDAIGPRTKLVAITHLSNVLGTKVDIKAITQAAHARGVAVLVDGSQAAVHMPVDMQDLGCDFYAITGHKLYGPSGSGAIYIRKERLAEMRPFIGGGDMIREVSKDAVTYADPPMKFEAGTPGIVQTIGLGVALDYMTALGMENIAAHEDNLRDYAVSKLGGLNWLQVQGTTPDKAAIFSFTLDGAAHAHDISTILDKKGVAVRAGHHCAGPLMDHLGLTATCRASFGLYNTTQEVDVLVEALELAHDLFA, encoded by the coding sequence CCTCGCCCGCGAGGTCAACGGCAAGCCGCTGGTCTACCTCGACAACGGCGCTTCGGCGCAGAAACCCCAGGCGGTGATCGACGCGGTCACGCAGGCCTATTCGATGGAATACGCCAATGTGCACAGGGGCTTGCATTACCTGTCCAACCTTGCGACCGACAAATACGAGGCCGTGCGCGGGACGGTGGCGCGTTTCCTCAATGCCGGGTCCGAAGACGAGATCGTGCTGAATTCGGGCACCACCGAGGGGATCAATCTGGTCGCCTATGGCTGGGCCATGCCGCGCATGGAGGCAGGTGACGAGATCGTGCTGAGCGTGATGGAGCATCACGCCAATATCGTGCCCTGGCATTTCCTGCGCGAACGGCAGGGTGTGAAACTGAAATGGGTAGATACCGACAGCACCGGCGCGCTGGACCCGCAGGCGGTCATCGACGCGATCGGCCCCCGGACCAAGCTGGTGGCGATCACGCATCTGTCCAACGTCCTGGGCACCAAGGTGGACATCAAGGCGATCACCCAGGCCGCCCATGCCAGGGGGGTCGCCGTGCTGGTCGACGGATCCCAGGCTGCCGTGCATATGCCGGTCGACATGCAGGACCTCGGCTGCGATTTCTACGCGATCACGGGTCACAAGCTTTACGGCCCGTCGGGATCGGGCGCGATCTATATCCGCAAGGAACGGCTGGCGGAAATGCGCCCCTTTATCGGTGGCGGCGACATGATCCGCGAGGTCAGCAAGGATGCCGTGACCTACGCCGATCCCCCGATGAAGTTCGAAGCGGGCACCCCCGGCATCGTGCAGACCATCGGGCTGGGCGTGGCGCTGGACTACATGACGGCGCTGGGGATGGAGAACATCGCCGCCCACGAGGACAATCTGCGCGACTACGCGGTGTCGAAACTGGGCGGTCTGAACTGGTTGCAGGTGCAGGGCACGACACCGGACAAGGCCGCGATCTTCAGCTTTACGCTGGACGGGGCGGCCCATGCCCATGACATCTCGACCATTCTCGACAAGAAGGGCGTGGCGGTCAGGGCGGGGCATCACTGTGCCGGGCCCCTGATGGATCACCTTGGTCTGACCGCGACCTGCAGGGCGTCCTTCGGGCTCTATAACACGACGCAGGAAGTCGATGTGCTGGTCGAGGCGCTTGAGCTGGCACACGACCTGTTTGCCTGA
- a CDS encoding peptidase: MTYCIGMRIDKGLVFMSDTRTSAGVDNFATSKKMFTWSTPGERVITIMTAGNLATTQAMISLLEERSKSPEDRDPSILRQTTMFQVARLVGATLKEVIAESSPGGQTSDDQFAASVIVGGQIGEGPPTVFLVYPQGNFIEITDDTPFFQIGETKYGKPILVRAYDRRMSFEEAIKLLLVSFDSTVKSNLSVGLPFDLMVYETGSFDTSRQKRVGQDDPVYQSISTGWGDALRDAFQLLPSYSV, translated from the coding sequence ATGACATACTGCATCGGGATGAGGATCGACAAGGGGCTGGTCTTTATGTCCGACACCCGCACCAGCGCGGGCGTGGACAACTTTGCCACCAGCAAGAAGATGTTCACCTGGTCCACGCCGGGCGAACGGGTCATCACCATCATGACCGCAGGCAACCTTGCCACGACCCAGGCGATGATCAGCCTGCTGGAGGAACGGTCCAAGTCGCCCGAGGACCGCGACCCGAGCATCCTGCGTCAGACCACCATGTTTCAGGTCGCGCGCCTGGTGGGGGCGACGCTGAAGGAAGTCATCGCGGAAAGTTCGCCGGGCGGGCAGACCTCCGACGACCAGTTTGCCGCCTCGGTCATCGTGGGCGGCCAGATCGGAGAGGGGCCGCCGACCGTCTTTCTGGTCTACCCCCAGGGCAATTTCATCGAGATCACCGACGATACGCCGTTCTTCCAGATCGGAGAGACGAAATACGGCAAACCGATTCTCGTGCGCGCCTACGACCGCAGGATGAGCTTTGAAGAGGCGATCAAGCTGTTGCTGGTTTCCTTCGATTCGACGGTGAAATCGAACCTGTCGGTGGGGCTGCCCTTTGACCTGATGGTGTACGAAACGGGGTCTTTCGACACATCGCGGCAAAAGCGCGTGGGGCAGGACGATCCGGTGTATCAGTCCATCTCCACCGGCTGGGGCGACGCGCTGCGCGATGCGTTCCAACTGCTGCCCAGCTATTCCGTCTGA
- a CDS encoding hydantoinase B/oxoprolinase family protein, with product MSSIDPITLSVIQAGLQQVCDEMDLSFSRAAFSPVIAEANDRSDGIYAAEDGALIAQGAGGLPVFVGTMQYSTRTLIEMIAAGTAPAPQPDDIYIVNDPYLGGTHLMDVRFARPFYRNGEIFCWLSNTGHWPDTGGAVPGGFSASATSVEQEGLRLPPVRLFKQGVLDPEIYAIICSNIRVADQRIGDVKAQAAALMVGEERLNALLDRYGDDVVRAAIAELRHRAEAQMRNLIDEIPDGEYTSAAWIDSDGVVNEPLAIRLKITKTPGHLTFDFAGSSPPCMGPMNSVLATTLSSVYLAMRHIFPQVPISAGAFEPLEVIRPVGTFLDAQYPRPVSGCAAEVSQRIAEAVFAALVEALPHRVTAAPAGTSGNFALGGHDPMTGRDFVMYQLSGGGYGGNADHDGIANGCSTIGISKAPPVEIMEQNFPVLYHRYALREGSGGTGRHRGGLGLDYELELRRGDARASFVMDHGRFGPQGALGGGDGAVNEVEVWRDGVRYIPDHLSKEQDIALKAGDRVRVKTPGGGGFGPASERDPALSAEDERLGRT from the coding sequence ATGAGCAGCATCGACCCCATCACCCTTTCGGTCATCCAGGCGGGGCTGCAACAGGTCTGCGACGAGATGGATCTCAGCTTTTCCCGCGCCGCGTTTTCCCCCGTGATCGCAGAGGCGAACGACCGCTCGGACGGGATCTATGCCGCCGAGGATGGCGCGTTGATCGCGCAGGGCGCGGGCGGCTTGCCGGTCTTTGTCGGTACCATGCAGTATTCCACCCGCACATTGATCGAGATGATTGCCGCGGGCACCGCCCCTGCCCCGCAGCCCGACGACATCTATATCGTGAACGACCCCTACCTGGGTGGCACGCATCTGATGGATGTCCGCTTTGCCCGGCCGTTCTACCGCAACGGTGAAATCTTCTGCTGGCTCAGCAACACGGGGCATTGGCCCGACACGGGCGGCGCCGTGCCGGGGGGCTTTTCAGCGTCGGCCACATCTGTCGAACAGGAAGGGCTGCGCCTGCCGCCGGTGCGCCTGTTCAAACAGGGCGTGCTGGACCCGGAGATCTACGCGATCATCTGTTCCAACATCCGCGTGGCCGACCAGCGCATCGGCGACGTCAAGGCGCAGGCCGCCGCGCTGATGGTGGGCGAGGAGCGGCTGAATGCGCTGCTGGACCGCTACGGCGACGACGTGGTGCGGGCGGCGATTGCGGAGCTGCGCCATCGGGCCGAGGCCCAGATGCGCAACCTGATCGACGAAATTCCGGATGGGGAATATACCTCCGCCGCCTGGATCGACAGCGACGGCGTGGTGAACGAGCCGCTGGCGATCCGGCTGAAGATCACCAAGACGCCCGGCCATCTGACCTTTGACTTTGCCGGCAGCAGCCCGCCCTGCATGGGGCCGATGAATTCGGTGCTGGCGACCACGCTGTCCTCCGTCTACCTCGCGATGCGCCACATCTTTCCGCAGGTGCCGATCAGCGCGGGCGCGTTCGAACCGCTGGAGGTGATCCGCCCGGTCGGGACCTTCCTTGATGCGCAGTACCCGCGTCCGGTGTCGGGCTGCGCGGCCGAGGTCAGCCAGCGCATCGCCGAAGCGGTCTTTGCCGCGCTGGTCGAGGCGCTGCCGCACCGCGTGACCGCCGCCCCCGCGGGGACCAGCGGCAATTTCGCGCTGGGCGGGCATGACCCGATGACGGGCCGGGATTTCGTGATGTACCAGCTTTCGGGCGGCGGCTACGGCGGCAATGCGGACCATGACGGCATCGCCAACGGCTGTTCCACCATCGGCATCTCCAAGGCCCCCCCGGTCGAGATCATGGAGCAGAATTTTCCGGTGCTCTACCACCGCTATGCTCTGCGCGAAGGATCGGGCGGCACCGGGAGGCATCGCGGCGGTCTGGGGCTGGATTATGAGCTGGAACTCAGGCGCGGTGACGCCCGGGCGAGTTTCGTGATGGACCACGGCCGCTTCGGGCCGCAGGGCGCGCTGGGCGGTGGCGATGGCGCGGTGAACGAGGTCGAGGTCTGGCGCGACGGTGTCCGTTACATTCCCGACCATCTGTCCAAGGAACAGGATATCGCGCTGAAAGCGGGCGACCGCGTGCGGGTCAAGACCCCCGGCGGCGGTGGTTTCGGCCCCGCCTCCGAACGTGACCCGGCGCTCAGTGCCGAGGATGAACGGCTGGGCCGTACGTAA
- a CDS encoding transglutaminase family protein, with translation MHIEISHTTEYLYTAPVSYALQKVRLRPLSSGVQEVVDWSVTVSGGKIENQYIDHYGNHVDLVSLDPGGQALSIRASGSVETKCADGVTGKIYTRAPLWHFREPTAATEPGAEIRDIAGVLTRYDTTLDGLHGLSAAILEKVPYTLGATHSHTTAEEALTSGGGGVCQDHAQIFISAARVAGIPARYVSGYLMMNDRVDQDATHAWAEAHVDGLGWVGFDISNGYSPDERYVRIAIGRDARDASPIEGLRLGAAEEELIVSLQVQQ, from the coding sequence ATGCATATCGAGATCAGCCACACGACAGAGTATCTCTACACCGCGCCGGTCAGCTATGCGCTGCAAAAGGTGCGACTGCGTCCGCTGTCCTCGGGTGTGCAGGAGGTCGTTGACTGGTCCGTCACCGTCAGCGGCGGCAAGATCGAAAACCAGTACATCGACCATTACGGCAACCACGTCGATCTGGTCAGCCTCGACCCCGGCGGGCAGGCGCTGTCGATCAGGGCATCCGGATCGGTCGAGACGAAATGCGCCGATGGCGTAACGGGCAAGATCTATACGCGCGCGCCGCTGTGGCACTTCAGGGAACCGACAGCAGCAACGGAACCGGGCGCTGAAATCCGCGATATCGCGGGCGTGCTGACCCGCTACGACACGACGCTGGACGGGCTGCATGGCCTGTCCGCCGCGATCCTGGAAAAGGTCCCTTATACGCTGGGGGCGACCCACAGCCACACCACCGCCGAAGAGGCGCTGACCAGCGGCGGTGGCGGGGTCTGTCAGGACCATGCGCAGATCTTCATCTCCGCCGCGCGGGTCGCGGGCATTCCCGCGCGCTATGTCAGCGGCTATCTGATGATGAACGACCGGGTGGACCAGGACGCCACCCACGCCTGGGCAGAGGCGCATGTGGACGGGCTGGGGTGGGTCGGCTTCGACATCTCCAACGGCTATTCGCCGGACGAACGCTATGTGCGGATCGCCATCGGGCGGGATGCGCGCGACGCGTCGCCGATCGAAGGGCTGCGGTTGGGCGCGGCGGAAGAAGAACTGATTGTATCTTTGCAGGTGCAGCAGTAA